From one Paenibacillus sp. FSL K6-1330 genomic stretch:
- a CDS encoding ABC transporter ATP-binding protein yields the protein MEILNVRNLGKVYKAAVSHEALSNINLSINEGEFVGIMGPSGSGKTTLLNMISTIDRPTSGEIHIGGEDPFRLSQDKLAMFRRRELGFVFQSFNLLNTLTVKENILLPLALDGVDLDEMNRRVGILAEKLGITSILNKRTYEISGGQAQRTAVARAMIHVPKLVLADEPTGNLDSKSARDVMEMMDRRNREDKVTMLLVTHDPVAASYCNRVVFIKDGQLYNEITYGESQSAFYQKIINVLSLLGGSGHEFSPVRH from the coding sequence ATGGAAATACTAAACGTGCGCAATCTGGGCAAAGTCTACAAGGCCGCGGTGTCCCACGAGGCGCTTTCCAATATCAATTTGAGCATCAACGAAGGGGAATTCGTTGGCATTATGGGACCATCCGGCAGCGGAAAAACAACGCTGCTCAACATGATCTCCACCATCGACCGTCCCACATCCGGGGAGATCCACATTGGCGGGGAAGATCCGTTCCGTTTATCCCAGGATAAACTCGCGATGTTTCGCCGCCGTGAGCTCGGGTTTGTCTTTCAGTCATTCAACCTGCTGAATACGCTGACGGTGAAGGAGAACATCCTGCTGCCATTGGCACTGGATGGCGTGGATTTGGATGAGATGAACCGCAGGGTGGGCATATTGGCCGAGAAGCTAGGCATTACATCGATACTGAATAAGCGGACTTATGAAATATCGGGGGGACAGGCGCAGCGGACGGCCGTAGCACGGGCGATGATCCATGTACCGAAGCTGGTCCTGGCCGATGAACCGACGGGGAACCTGGACTCCAAATCGGCGCGCGACGTCATGGAGATGATGGACCGGAGAAACAGAGAAGACAAAGTGACGATGCTGCTGGTCACCCATGATCCGGTTGCCGCAAGCTACTGCAATCGGGTGGTGTTTATCAAGGACGGTCAATTGTACAACGAAATCACGTACGGTGAGAGCCAGTCGGCCTTTTATCAAAAAATCATCAATGTGTTATCGCTGCTGGGAGGTTCGGGACATGAATTTTCGCCAGTTCGCCATTAA
- a CDS encoding ABC transporter permease, producing the protein MNFRQFAINNVLRSKRTYIAHFLSSAFSVMIFFTYGLLSFHPQLKDGLVSSSDTMSLLGTMGMTVSQYIVFVFSFFFLLYSVGAFIKVRKKEFGILLILGMSRKQLNRMLFIENILIGVAAIVAGIGTGVLFSKLILLISAKLLAVENGLPFYVPLKALIITAAAYAVLFLLIALCSSFMLRKGTLLALVKAEESPKPQPKASPWLALMAVLLIGAGYGMVMAFAILQIFNFILLFGGVVLVIMGTYFLFTQFSVYFMRYLQKKERFFFRRTNLLTVSELLYRIKDNAVMFFLVSVISASAFTGIGTTLAIGDPGLSAMENPYAYTYSLYNEDADKGNRHLDIIREELKKGGFNYKEAEVTPIFSDNGVMLIKLSEYNSLIQSQGYPAETLGDLEGILTPGTVSEKNSYRIDGPLNDQFEILNGKKSETVKVLKAETFIAVPAAYGETLVVSDRLYEDAFQAQQDQDYGYAAYHTFYVKDWKNTGDVSRAISDRLNENEDYSYYLKSLYLEWKSAQQQNGILLMVSGLVGIVFFTFAASFVYFRLYADLARDEQQYRMIAKVGLSKKELGTIITKQLVIMFFLPMLIALIHSGVAFIALQQLVDFSIVGHSLKIFIFFLSIQVVYFFITRWRYLDRLNKIIQ; encoded by the coding sequence ATGAATTTTCGCCAGTTCGCCATTAACAATGTCCTGCGCAGCAAGCGGACATATATCGCCCATTTTCTGAGCAGTGCCTTCTCGGTCATGATTTTCTTTACCTACGGGTTGCTCTCGTTTCACCCGCAGCTGAAGGACGGTCTGGTCTCCTCCAGCGATACCATGTCCTTGTTGGGTACGATGGGCATGACAGTATCCCAGTACATTGTGTTTGTCTTTTCGTTCTTTTTCCTTCTGTATTCGGTGGGAGCCTTTATCAAAGTCCGAAAGAAGGAATTCGGTATTCTCCTGATTCTCGGGATGTCTCGCAAGCAGCTGAACCGGATGCTGTTTATCGAAAATATACTGATTGGCGTTGCGGCAATCGTAGCCGGGATCGGGACAGGTGTGCTGTTCTCGAAGCTGATTCTGTTAATCAGCGCGAAACTGCTGGCCGTGGAGAACGGACTTCCGTTTTATGTTCCGCTCAAAGCGCTGATCATCACGGCAGCGGCTTATGCCGTCCTGTTCCTGCTGATTGCCCTGTGCTCGTCGTTCATGCTGCGGAAGGGCACACTACTTGCGCTCGTGAAAGCGGAGGAAAGTCCCAAACCGCAGCCGAAAGCCTCGCCTTGGCTGGCCCTAATGGCTGTCCTGCTGATTGGTGCCGGATACGGCATGGTTATGGCTTTTGCGATTCTCCAAATCTTTAATTTTATTCTGCTGTTTGGAGGGGTTGTACTCGTTATCATGGGTACGTATTTTCTCTTCACCCAATTCAGCGTTTATTTTATGCGGTATTTGCAGAAGAAGGAGCGATTTTTCTTCCGTCGAACCAATCTGCTGACGGTATCGGAGCTGCTGTACAGAATCAAGGATAATGCGGTAATGTTCTTCCTCGTTTCAGTCATTTCAGCATCTGCCTTTACCGGGATCGGTACCACGCTCGCGATTGGGGATCCGGGCCTGTCGGCCATGGAGAACCCTTATGCTTATACGTATTCCTTGTATAACGAGGATGCGGACAAAGGCAATCGACATCTTGATATCATCAGGGAGGAGCTCAAAAAGGGCGGATTCAATTACAAGGAGGCGGAGGTGACCCCGATTTTCTCGGATAACGGGGTGATGCTAATTAAGCTTAGCGAATATAACAGTCTCATTCAGTCGCAGGGTTACCCGGCAGAAACATTGGGTGACCTTGAAGGGATCTTGACTCCGGGAACGGTCTCGGAGAAGAACAGCTACCGAATCGACGGTCCCTTGAATGATCAGTTCGAGATATTAAACGGCAAGAAATCGGAAACCGTAAAGGTGCTCAAAGCCGAAACGTTCATTGCTGTACCTGCAGCCTACGGCGAGACACTAGTCGTATCCGACCGCTTGTACGAGGATGCGTTCCAGGCACAACAGGATCAGGATTACGGTTATGCGGCATACCATACATTTTACGTAAAGGATTGGAAGAATACAGGGGATGTGTCTAGAGCGATTTCTGATCGTCTCAACGAGAATGAAGACTACAGCTATTATCTAAAATCATTGTACTTGGAGTGGAAAAGCGCCCAGCAGCAGAACGGCATTCTGCTTATGGTTAGCGGCCTGGTCGGCATTGTCTTCTTCACCTTCGCGGCAAGCTTTGTTTATTTCCGACTGTATGCGGATCTTGCTCGGGACGAACAGCAGTATCGCATGATTGCTAAGGTTGGCCTCAGTAAAAAAGAGCTTGGCACCATCATTACCAAGCAGCTTGTCATTATGTTTTTCCTGCCGATGCTGATCGCACTCATTCATAGCGGCGTTGCCTTCATAGCCCTGCAGCAGCTGGTAGACTTCTCGATTGTAGGACACAGTTTGAAGATCTTTATCTTCTTCCTGAGCATCCAGGTCGTTTATTTCTTTATCACTCGCTGGCGTTATCTGGATCGTCTTAACAAAATCATTCAGTAA
- a CDS encoding MBL fold metallo-hydrolase: MNDHSMLKTGAVETEEITPDILSLRTVMVNVQMIGTPGTGDWVLIDTGLGNFEGSIVEEAEKRFGKPPVCIVLTHGHFDHVGNVKALADRWSVPVYAHPSELAFLTGKEDYPPGDPSVGGGLMARVAPMYPNKAIDLGSRIQPLPEDGSVPGLPEFKWLPTPGHSPGHISLFRERDRVLVAGDAVITVKQESALAVIGQEKELHGPPMYFTPDWDLARESVRHLASLNPEVLITGHGVSMRGKELTASLARLARDFDRLAVPEQGRYVDKDMN; encoded by the coding sequence ATGAATGATCACAGCATGTTAAAGACGGGTGCCGTAGAGACTGAAGAGATTACGCCGGATATTCTATCTTTGCGTACTGTAATGGTGAACGTCCAGATGATCGGTACGCCTGGAACGGGAGATTGGGTACTGATTGATACGGGACTCGGAAATTTTGAAGGCTCCATTGTAGAAGAAGCGGAGAAAAGATTCGGAAAGCCGCCGGTTTGCATCGTGCTTACGCACGGCCATTTTGACCATGTCGGGAATGTGAAGGCATTGGCGGACCGCTGGAGCGTACCTGTCTACGCTCATCCGAGCGAACTGGCGTTTCTTACGGGAAAAGAAGACTATCCACCAGGAGATCCAAGCGTAGGCGGCGGATTGATGGCCCGCGTTGCTCCGATGTATCCGAACAAAGCCATCGATCTGGGCTCCAGGATACAACCTCTGCCGGAGGACGGCAGCGTGCCGGGTCTTCCTGAATTCAAATGGCTGCCGACACCGGGCCATAGTCCCGGTCACATCTCTCTGTTCCGCGAACGGGACCGAGTCCTCGTAGCGGGAGACGCTGTGATTACGGTGAAGCAAGAGTCGGCGCTAGCCGTCATCGGGCAGGAGAAGGAGCTGCATGGTCCGCCGATGTATTTTACGCCGGATTGGGATCTCGCGCGGGAATCGGTTCGCCACCTGGCAAGCCTGAATCCCGAGGTTCTGATCACGGGACACGGGGTTTCGATGCGGGGTAAGGAGCTTACGGCTTCACTTGCACGGCTGGCCCGGGACTTTGATCGTTTGGCCGTTCCCGAGCAAGGCCGATATGTGGATAAGGATATGAATTGA